One genomic window of [Clostridium] scindens ATCC 35704 includes the following:
- a CDS encoding sugar ABC transporter ATP-binding protein: MGEYILEMNNITKVFPGVKALDNVSLKVRPGSVHALMGENGAGKSTLMKCLFGIYHEDGGEIILDGKPEKIMTSKQALDLGVSMIHQELHPIRFRPVMENIWLGRFPMKGIAVNKKAMIEKTRELFEEVDLDINPEVLAGTLSASNLQLVEIAKAVSYNSKIIIMDEPTSSLTENETQHLFKIIRKLQDKGCAIIYISHKMEEILKIADEVTIMRDGQYVGTWDASELTTDLIINRMVGRDMTNRFPPKEYQPSDDVVLKVQGLCSPLPKSFQGVSFELKRGEILGIGGLVGAQRTELVEAIFGLREIVEGTIEKDGKPMKIKSPRDAIRENIALLTEERRATGIFGILSVLDNTVIVNQKAYAHGGVLRDGDRLKAAEESNAELRTKTPNMDENMENLSGGNQQKVLLARWLLTDPDILILDEPTRGIDVGAKYEIYMIMHKLVEQGKSIIMISSEMPELLGMSDRIMVMCEGRVTGFLDSGEADSVQVMNYATKFMQ, from the coding sequence ATGGGAGAATATATACTGGAAATGAACAATATCACAAAAGTTTTTCCAGGCGTTAAGGCTCTCGACAATGTCAGCCTGAAAGTAAGGCCGGGAAGCGTCCATGCGCTGATGGGCGAAAATGGCGCCGGCAAATCAACGCTGATGAAGTGCCTGTTCGGAATCTATCATGAGGATGGCGGCGAGATTATCCTGGACGGAAAGCCGGAAAAGATCATGACGTCAAAACAGGCGCTGGACCTGGGCGTCTCTATGATTCATCAGGAACTTCACCCGATCCGGTTCAGGCCGGTAATGGAAAATATATGGCTTGGCAGATTCCCGATGAAGGGGATCGCGGTCAATAAGAAGGCAATGATTGAAAAGACCAGAGAATTGTTTGAAGAAGTAGATCTGGATATTAATCCGGAGGTATTAGCAGGAACATTATCTGCCTCTAATCTACAGCTTGTAGAGATAGCAAAGGCGGTTAGCTATAATTCAAAAATTATTATCATGGATGAGCCGACCTCATCCCTGACAGAGAATGAAACGCAGCATCTGTTCAAAATCATCCGCAAGCTTCAGGATAAGGGATGCGCGATTATTTACATTTCCCATAAAATGGAAGAAATATTAAAGATTGCAGATGAAGTGACGATCATGAGGGATGGGCAGTATGTAGGAACATGGGATGCCTCGGAACTTACGACGGATCTGATCATCAACCGGATGGTGGGACGGGATATGACGAACCGTTTCCCGCCGAAAGAATACCAGCCATCCGATGATGTGGTCTTAAAGGTTCAAGGATTATGCTCGCCTCTGCCCAAGTCCTTCCAGGGTGTCAGTTTCGAACTCAAAAGAGGAGAAATTCTTGGAATCGGCGGATTGGTAGGCGCCCAGAGGACGGAACTTGTGGAAGCCATATTCGGACTAAGGGAGATCGTGGAAGGCACTATAGAAAAGGATGGGAAGCCGATGAAGATCAAATCTCCCAGGGACGCTATCCGGGAGAACATCGCGCTTCTTACAGAAGAGCGGAGGGCAACAGGGATCTTTGGAATTCTGTCTGTACTTGACAATACGGTAATCGTAAACCAGAAGGCGTATGCCCATGGGGGCGTCCTGCGGGACGGCGATCGGCTGAAGGCGGCGGAGGAATCCAATGCGGAATTGCGTACGAAGACGCCAAATATGGATGAGAATATGGAAAACCTGTCTGGCGGAAACCAGCAGAAGGTACTGCTTGCCAGGTGGCTTCTGACGGATCCGGATATACTGATCCTGGATGAGCCGACGAGAGGAATCGACGTTGGCGCGAAATATGAGATCTATATGATTATGCATAAACTGGTGGAACAAGGGAAATCCATCATCATGATTTCTTCTGAAATGCCGGAACTATTAGGAATGTCAGACCGGATTATGGTAATGTGCGAGGGGCGGGTAACCGGGTTCCTTGATTCGGGAGAGGCGGATTCCGTACAAGTCATGAATTATGCGACAAAATTCATGCAGTAG
- a CDS encoding ABC transporter ATP-binding protein, whose translation MNRLLEVRHVAVAYQTYNGTVQSVRDISFAMEKGQTIALVGESGCGKSVTAKSIMGLVKKPGRILEGSEILFNGIDVLKFSPEEWKKFRGKECSMIFQDALVSLNPTMKIGKQIIESLDNHMTAETKEDKKKMAVEMLKQTGIPDAESCLKKYPHELSGGMRQRVMIAMALITRPKLLIADEPTTSLDVTIQAQILKQMKELQNQMNMAILLITHDLGIVADVTDKIIVMYAGKIVEEGLCREIFYNPIHPYTKALLESVPRLDREGKQTLRTIEGSIPDMTQPPKGCAFCDRCSYTMKVCAEYMPDEKQVSDSHKASCWLMDERAGRRGKTNGES comes from the coding sequence ATGAATAGGTTATTAGAGGTAAGGCATGTTGCTGTTGCTTATCAGACATATAATGGAACAGTACAGTCAGTAAGAGATATTTCTTTTGCAATGGAAAAAGGACAGACCATAGCACTGGTAGGGGAATCCGGGTGCGGAAAATCTGTTACGGCTAAAAGTATTATGGGACTGGTTAAAAAACCTGGAAGAATATTAGAAGGAAGCGAAATATTATTTAATGGAATCGACGTTTTGAAGTTTTCTCCAGAGGAATGGAAGAAGTTTCGAGGAAAAGAATGTTCTATGATTTTCCAGGACGCTTTGGTGTCGCTGAATCCTACAATGAAAATAGGGAAACAGATTATTGAAAGTTTAGATAATCATATGACGGCAGAAACAAAAGAAGACAAGAAAAAAATGGCAGTAGAGATGTTGAAGCAAACAGGAATTCCTGATGCGGAGAGCTGTTTGAAAAAGTACCCGCATGAATTGTCCGGGGGAATGCGTCAGAGAGTTATGATCGCAATGGCACTAATAACGCGGCCGAAGCTATTGATTGCGGATGAACCGACAACATCACTTGATGTGACAATACAGGCACAAATTCTAAAGCAGATGAAGGAACTGCAGAATCAGATGAATATGGCAATATTGTTAATTACGCATGATTTAGGTATTGTGGCTGATGTTACAGATAAAATCATCGTAATGTATGCCGGAAAAATTGTAGAAGAGGGGCTCTGCCGGGAAATCTTTTATAATCCCATACACCCTTATACCAAAGCACTTCTGGAATCTGTACCAAGATTAGACAGAGAAGGAAAACAGACGCTGAGAACCATTGAAGGAAGCATTCCGGATATGACACAACCGCCCAAAGGCTGCGCATTTTGTGATCGATGTAGTTATACTATGAAAGTCTGTGCTGAATATATGCCCGATGAAAAGCAGGTATCAGATTCGCACAAGGCATCATGCTGGTTAATGGATGAGCGTGCAGGAAGGAGGGGTAAGACTAATGGAGAATCGTAG
- a CDS encoding ABC transporter substrate-binding protein: protein MKKRFLSILLASILAVGALTGCGNSNEKNDAKKQETENSSGKGTFTIAMGYKPNSLQPSAQSSDDLVSAIRPIYEPLFAETKEGLEYYLADSLDISDDGLTYTIHINDDANWSDGKPITVQDIMFTIDYGVLTYGGPTSFTQINGKEVKFTKKDDKTLDIVLPEVYDNYVRTLAQFYPMPSHAFDNDPSKIDNSDYFKKTDMATSGAYTVSEINEDSFVFKARDDYYRGTPTVKTVIMKTIGSGSTKQIEFENGQIDYMRVTSAEDLKKYKEASDKYNLYSVSEARLNYIQLNPNGSVMSTLSDDARKAIFMALNKEEIVDFAWGSDELAVPANSLLTPDQSLYNKDCKGYDYNLEEAKKLAESSGLKGKTLTYIYNADRANMEAVATVVQQQLAAIGVNVEIEGCDTSTFFPRFFTKADSELAPTWDIGSNGWDSQRGTNCGQSISYFTNRLADCGFSDEVSGLAQQALGTVDADEKQELWNEIQDKALEECWEYPLTYTNYVMVSQKNVSGLSDSTVIPEFIDYLSIQVD, encoded by the coding sequence ATGAAAAAAAGATTTTTGAGCATTCTTTTGGCTTCTATTTTGGCAGTAGGCGCATTAACCGGTTGTGGAAATAGCAACGAGAAGAATGACGCCAAAAAGCAGGAAACTGAAAACTCATCAGGAAAGGGCACATTTACGATTGCAATGGGGTATAAACCGAATTCGCTTCAACCGAGCGCGCAAAGCAGCGATGATCTGGTCAGTGCAATCCGGCCTATTTATGAACCTTTATTTGCTGAAACAAAAGAGGGACTTGAGTATTATCTGGCAGATAGTTTAGATATTTCTGATGATGGGTTGACTTATACAATTCATATCAACGATGATGCGAATTGGAGTGATGGAAAACCAATTACCGTTCAGGATATCATGTTCACAATTGATTATGGTGTATTAACATATGGAGGGCCGACCTCATTTACACAAATCAATGGTAAAGAAGTAAAATTTACTAAGAAAGATGATAAAACTTTAGATATTGTCTTGCCGGAAGTTTATGACAACTATGTAAGAACGCTTGCACAGTTTTATCCAATGCCTTCGCACGCATTTGATAATGATCCATCTAAAATAGATAATAGTGACTATTTCAAGAAAACAGATATGGCAACTTCAGGTGCATATACAGTTAGTGAGATCAATGAAGATAGTTTTGTGTTTAAAGCAAGAGATGATTACTATAGAGGAACACCGACTGTCAAAACCGTGATCATGAAGACTATCGGAAGCGGAAGTACAAAACAGATTGAATTTGAAAATGGACAGATTGATTATATGCGAGTGACATCAGCAGAGGATTTGAAAAAATATAAAGAGGCAAGTGATAAATATAACTTGTACAGTGTTTCTGAAGCGCGTCTTAATTATATTCAGCTAAATCCAAATGGTTCGGTTATGTCCACATTATCCGATGATGCAAGAAAAGCAATTTTCATGGCATTGAATAAAGAAGAAATTGTTGATTTCGCATGGGGGTCGGATGAACTTGCCGTCCCGGCAAACAGTTTGCTGACGCCGGATCAATCTCTTTATAATAAAGATTGCAAAGGGTATGATTATAATTTGGAAGAAGCGAAGAAACTGGCTGAATCATCTGGTCTTAAAGGCAAAACATTGACTTATATCTATAATGCCGACAGAGCAAATATGGAAGCAGTGGCAACAGTTGTCCAGCAACAGTTGGCTGCAATCGGAGTAAATGTAGAAATTGAAGGCTGTGATACATCAACGTTTTTCCCGCGGTTCTTTACGAAAGCAGACAGTGAACTGGCACCAACATGGGATATCGGCTCGAATGGCTGGGATTCGCAGAGAGGAACAAACTGTGGTCAGTCGATCAGTTATTTCACAAATCGTCTTGCGGACTGCGGATTTAGTGATGAAGTATCTGGTCTTGCACAGCAGGCATTAGGTACTGTGGATGCAGATGAAAAACAGGAACTTTGGAATGAAATTCAGGATAAAGCATTGGAAGAGTGTTGGGAATATCCATTAACCTATACGAACTATGTTATGGTTTCTCAGAAAAATGTGTCCGGATTAAGTGATTCTACAGTTATCCCGGAATTTATTGATTACTTATCTATTCAGGTAGATTAG
- a CDS encoding ABC transporter permease, translated as MWKFCMKKTLRVVVVMFLISFLSFAVIYFAPGDISSMYITPEMSKEQKANIMAELGLDKSMIEQYMSWAERAIHGDLGMSLSNKSSVWPQIQQRLPATILLMGCSMILSLLLAIPLGLWAGLKKNTWIDNLFSSLTYMGISIPSFWFGMLLIILFSSVLKLLPSSGMHTVGNVSAFDTFKHLILPCITLSIGHLAIYIRYIRANAIGQLSEEYVLTAEAKGDSQMKILFKHVLKNTLLPIITLMGMNLSSLVCGSFIVESVFGWPGVGTLAMTAINSRDYPIIMAYVMLSGFLLVLGNFLADLLYAFVDPRIKRGGVESGR; from the coding sequence ATGTGGAAATTTTGTATGAAAAAGACATTGCGAGTTGTGGTAGTTATGTTTTTGATATCATTTCTTTCCTTTGCAGTTATTTATTTTGCCCCGGGAGATATATCATCTATGTATATTACGCCGGAAATGAGTAAAGAGCAGAAAGCAAATATTATGGCGGAACTCGGGTTGGATAAAAGTATGATTGAACAGTATATGTCTTGGGCAGAACGAGCGATACATGGTGATTTGGGGATGTCGTTATCTAATAAATCATCTGTTTGGCCCCAGATTCAGCAACGTCTTCCTGCAACCATATTATTGATGGGTTGTTCTATGATTTTGTCACTGTTACTTGCAATACCGCTTGGGCTATGGGCAGGTTTAAAAAAGAATACCTGGATTGATAATTTATTCAGTTCCCTCACCTATATGGGAATTTCTATTCCATCTTTCTGGTTTGGAATGCTGTTAATAATATTATTTTCTTCGGTATTAAAACTGCTTCCTTCATCGGGGATGCATACTGTAGGCAATGTATCGGCTTTTGATACATTCAAACATTTGATATTGCCTTGTATTACGCTGAGTATCGGACACCTGGCTATCTATATCCGTTATATTAGGGCAAACGCAATCGGACAGCTTAGTGAGGAATACGTATTGACAGCTGAAGCAAAAGGAGATTCTCAGATGAAAATTCTTTTTAAACATGTGTTGAAAAATACACTTCTTCCAATTATTACTCTAATGGGTATGAATCTGTCCTCACTAGTGTGTGGTTCCTTTATTGTGGAGAGTGTGTTTGGCTGGCCTGGAGTAGGAACACTTGCTATGACTGCAATTAACTCACGGGACTATCCAATTATAATGGCCTATGTTATGTTATCGGGATTTTTACTGGTGTTAGGTAATTTCCTTGCAGATTTATTATATGCATTTGTAGATCCCAGAATTAAACGGGGAGGTGTTGAAAGTGGAAGATAA
- a CDS encoding galactose ABC transporter substrate-binding protein, with amino-acid sequence MKKEKVTRLLAAGLAVMMVAGMATGCRKSDSGSSDGGDKKDAKSDALIGSAIYKFDDTFMTGVRTAMTDQAKESKVDLELVDSQNKQATQNEQVDTFITKGVNALAINPVDRTAAGPIIEKAKAKDLPIVFLNREPEEADMQSYDKVWYVGAKAEQSGTLSGEIIADFFKAHPEADKNGDGTIQYVMLQGEPGHQDATLRTEYSVKAIEEAGFKTEKLAADTAMWDKAKATDLMKAFITGQSLDKIEAVLCNNDDMALGAIEALKAEGYNKDSSDLAKYIPVVGVDATAPALEAMKEGSLLGTVLNDADNQGKATVNVAVAAVNGKEINEENVGYPITDGKYIWIDYVKVTEDNYQDYMK; translated from the coding sequence ATGAAAAAAGAAAAAGTAACTAGGCTACTGGCAGCAGGGCTTGCGGTAATGATGGTCGCGGGAATGGCCACAGGATGCAGGAAGAGCGACAGCGGATCATCAGACGGAGGAGATAAGAAGGACGCAAAATCAGACGCGCTTATCGGGTCTGCAATCTACAAGTTTGACGATACTTTCATGACAGGCGTGCGTACAGCCATGACGGATCAGGCCAAAGAATCCAAGGTAGATCTGGAACTGGTGGATTCCCAGAACAAGCAGGCAACACAGAATGAGCAGGTGGATACCTTCATCACCAAGGGCGTGAACGCGCTGGCGATCAACCCGGTTGACCGTACGGCGGCAGGCCCGATCATTGAGAAGGCAAAGGCAAAGGATCTTCCAATCGTATTTTTGAACCGCGAGCCAGAAGAAGCAGATATGCAGAGTTATGACAAGGTTTGGTATGTAGGCGCGAAGGCAGAACAGTCAGGGACTCTTTCCGGTGAGATTATCGCCGACTTCTTTAAAGCACATCCGGAAGCAGATAAGAATGGGGATGGAACCATCCAGTATGTAATGCTTCAGGGAGAGCCGGGACATCAGGATGCAACCCTGCGTACGGAATATTCTGTAAAAGCAATCGAAGAGGCAGGATTCAAGACAGAGAAACTGGCAGCAGACACGGCAATGTGGGACAAGGCAAAGGCTACAGACCTGATGAAAGCGTTCATCACCGGACAGAGCCTTGACAAGATTGAAGCGGTTCTCTGCAATAATGACGATATGGCGCTTGGCGCGATCGAGGCATTGAAAGCAGAAGGGTACAATAAAGACAGCAGCGACCTGGCCAAGTATATCCCGGTAGTAGGCGTAGACGCGACAGCTCCGGCGCTGGAAGCAATGAAAGAAGGCTCCCTGCTTGGAACCGTACTCAATGACGCGGACAACCAGGGCAAGGCAACCGTTAATGTGGCCGTTGCGGCAGTAAATGGAAAAGAAATCAACGAAGAGAATGTCGGCTATCCGATCACGGACGGAAAATATATCTGGATCGACTATGTAAAGGTTACAGAAGATAATTACCAGGATTATATGAAATAA
- a CDS encoding ABC transporter permease, which translates to MEDKREITEELFENYKVNTSVQCTVKYQSVWQNIVKELRSNKVAMVSLVLLLLLLIVVLLAPLSPYDPYKLGVSQKLQGISTKHWFGTDEYGRDYFTRTLYGGRVSLTVGFLSMIMTVVIGTSIGVLSGYVGGKIDAFLMSFTDIFLALPSMLLMVILNTFLKPGLATLIVVLSLFSWASVARITRAETMSLKERDFVVASRNLGASNIYVIIYHIIPNIVGPVIVAASLSVASAILTESSLSFLGLGVQIPRASWGSMLQGAQAHILDYPLLAVFPGVMILITVLSFNLLGDILRNALEPKIVN; encoded by the coding sequence GTGGAAGATAAAAGGGAAATAACAGAAGAGTTATTCGAAAACTATAAAGTCAATACTTCTGTTCAATGTACGGTCAAATATCAGAGCGTATGGCAAAATATTGTTAAAGAACTGCGTTCTAATAAAGTAGCAATGGTCAGTTTAGTATTGTTGCTGTTACTTCTTATTGTTGTATTATTGGCGCCGCTAAGTCCGTATGATCCTTATAAGCTTGGTGTATCACAAAAGCTTCAGGGAATTTCAACAAAGCATTGGTTTGGAACAGATGAATATGGCAGGGACTATTTTACTCGAACATTGTATGGTGGAAGAGTATCGCTTACCGTTGGATTCCTGTCCATGATTATGACTGTTGTTATAGGTACATCCATAGGTGTTTTATCAGGTTATGTTGGTGGAAAGATCGATGCATTTCTTATGAGTTTTACTGATATTTTTCTGGCTCTTCCTAGTATGCTATTAATGGTAATACTTAACACTTTTCTTAAACCTGGACTTGCCACACTTATTGTAGTATTAAGCTTGTTTTCATGGGCATCAGTGGCAAGGATAACAAGAGCAGAAACAATGTCGTTGAAGGAAAGAGATTTTGTAGTTGCTTCAAGAAATCTGGGTGCATCTAACATATATGTAATTATTTACCATATTATTCCCAATATTGTCGGTCCGGTTATTGTAGCTGCTAGTCTCAGTGTAGCAAGTGCAATTCTTACGGAATCGTCTCTGAGTTTTTTAGGGTTAGGCGTGCAGATCCCTCGTGCTTCATGGGGCAGTATGCTGCAAGGAGCCCAGGCACATATTCTGGATTATCCTTTATTAGCTGTATTTCCGGGAGTCATGATTCTGATCACAGTGCTCAGTTTTAATCTTCTTGGAGATATCTTGAGAAATGCATTAGAACCTAAGATAGTAAATTAG
- the mglC gene encoding galactose/methyl galactoside ABC transporter permease MglC, translated as MQKKGKVVARNKYGATFIIIGAAAVVLGFILYYFLDPGVFYDLGLYVIMAGAAALFYGLRQRFARQYKGMDVELSVGTGKKFLTNNAIMIALLVMIIVIMIIQPRFMQLAVLLDILTQSSTKMIVALGISFTLLIAGTDLSAGRMVGLAAVVSTSMLQTADYANRFFPNLPHMVLIVPIIIAVIACGLFGILNGFLVAKYDMHPFIATLAVQVMVYGANSLYFDMEPNKSQPIGGVRPDFVLLGQKKLLAIGDFPGISVLVPIAICFVLLVWFILNKTVFGKNVYAIGGNREAAVVSGVNVFKTIMGIFILASVLYGVAGVLEAARTAGATNNYGNGYELDAIAACVVGGVSLNGGVGKVSGIVSGVLIFTVIQYGLQFIAVSPMWQQVIKGIIIAIAVAIDMSKYRKK; from the coding sequence ATGCAAAAGAAAGGAAAAGTAGTTGCCCGTAACAAATATGGCGCAACATTTATAATCATTGGCGCGGCAGCGGTGGTCCTGGGATTCATCCTGTACTATTTTCTGGATCCCGGCGTATTCTATGATCTTGGCCTCTATGTCATAATGGCAGGGGCAGCGGCCTTGTTCTACGGCCTGAGGCAGCGTTTTGCCAGGCAGTATAAAGGCATGGATGTGGAACTTTCCGTAGGAACCGGTAAGAAGTTCCTGACGAATAACGCGATCATGATCGCGCTGCTGGTAATGATCATCGTCATCATGATCATCCAGCCCAGATTCATGCAGCTGGCGGTCCTTTTGGACATCCTTACCCAGTCATCCACCAAGATGATCGTGGCGCTGGGCATCAGTTTTACGCTTCTGATCGCAGGTACGGACTTGTCAGCAGGACGTATGGTCGGCCTGGCGGCGGTTGTATCTACATCCATGCTGCAGACGGCGGACTATGCCAACCGGTTCTTCCCGAACCTGCCGCATATGGTATTGATCGTTCCTATCATAATCGCGGTGATTGCCTGCGGCCTGTTCGGAATTCTGAACGGCTTCCTGGTAGCAAAGTACGATATGCACCCATTCATCGCCACTCTGGCTGTACAGGTAATGGTCTATGGCGCCAACTCCCTGTACTTTGATATGGAGCCGAACAAGTCCCAGCCAATCGGCGGCGTACGTCCGGACTTCGTGCTGCTGGGACAGAAGAAGCTGCTGGCAATCGGAGATTTCCCTGGGATATCCGTGCTGGTGCCTATCGCCATCTGCTTTGTCCTTCTGGTATGGTTCATCCTGAATAAGACGGTATTTGGAAAGAACGTGTATGCCATCGGCGGAAACCGGGAAGCTGCAGTCGTATCCGGAGTCAACGTGTTCAAGACGATTATGGGAATCTTCATTCTGGCTTCCGTACTGTACGGCGTTGCCGGTGTTCTGGAAGCGGCAAGGACTGCCGGGGCCACCAATAACTATGGCAACGGCTATGAACTGGATGCCATCGCAGCCTGCGTTGTAGGCGGCGTATCCCTGAATGGAGGCGTCGGCAAAGTAAGCGGTATCGTAAGCGGCGTGCTGATCTTTACCGTTATCCAGTACGGCCTTCAGTTCATCGCGGTCAGCCCGATGTGGCAGCAGGTGATCAAAGGTATCATCATTGCTATCGCGGTTGCGATTGATATGTCGAAATACAGAAAGAAATAA
- a CDS encoding response regulator, with protein MEYYKILLVDDELEIRDGMIQKLDWHQLGYDVAAAAENGVEALEKADQVQPDVIMTDIRMPFMDGLEFIEKVIERLPAVKIIVFSGFDDFEYAQKAINLGVEEYILKPISARQLEESLIKLKKKMDEELARKRDIAILRRSYEESFPILREQFFISMIEGRMTPRQIEVKMNQYGLSLSARHKTVAVLSANENSLSFVRKNVFAGEEELSPIAIKRTAEDIIGKYHEMYSFLYLNYVVLIVALEWESQISLLCQEVNEACKAACRITDADVTAGIGGIYGRFEELKYSFEEAQNALEYSTLLRKEGRLAAYIKDMEPEDTTARLQLEEQDERLLMNAVKSNNMEKAQKQISRFFERLEQARLPFCQYQMYILEIFTVLMKLVNVYQLDTNVVFKGASDYIEAVLGLHSLEEIKDWFIQACRQIGTLIQKERMASGKMLVEKARQYVDENYADAEFSVETLCESLHISPAYFSTIFKKEAGINFISYLTDVRMKEAMRLLDETDEKTYMIAAKVGYSEPNYFSYAFKKQVGVSPSRYRKGLRDQQ; from the coding sequence ATGGAATATTATAAAATACTATTAGTTGACGATGAACTGGAAATTCGGGACGGAATGATCCAGAAACTGGACTGGCACCAGTTAGGCTATGATGTCGCGGCGGCAGCGGAAAATGGCGTGGAGGCTCTTGAAAAGGCTGACCAGGTCCAGCCGGATGTCATCATGACGGATATCCGCATGCCCTTTATGGATGGCCTGGAATTCATCGAAAAGGTGATTGAGAGACTTCCGGCAGTAAAGATTATCGTGTTTTCCGGCTTTGATGATTTTGAATATGCACAGAAAGCGATCAATCTGGGGGTGGAAGAATATATACTAAAGCCAATCTCTGCCAGACAGCTGGAAGAGTCGCTGATCAAACTGAAAAAGAAGATGGATGAAGAACTGGCAAGAAAAAGGGATATCGCAATTTTAAGGAGGAGTTATGAAGAGAGTTTTCCCATTTTGCGGGAGCAGTTTTTCATAAGCATGATCGAAGGGCGCATGACCCCAAGGCAGATTGAGGTTAAGATGAACCAGTATGGGCTGTCCCTTTCCGCCAGGCATAAGACGGTAGCAGTCCTGTCTGCCAATGAGAATTCGCTTTCCTTTGTCAGGAAAAACGTCTTTGCGGGTGAAGAGGAACTGAGCCCGATTGCTATAAAAAGAACGGCAGAAGATATCATAGGAAAGTACCATGAGATGTATAGTTTCCTATATCTTAACTATGTAGTGCTGATCGTGGCTTTGGAATGGGAATCCCAGATATCCCTGCTGTGCCAGGAGGTAAATGAAGCCTGCAAGGCAGCGTGCCGGATTACGGACGCAGACGTCACTGCCGGAATCGGAGGAATCTACGGCCGATTTGAAGAATTAAAATATTCTTTTGAAGAAGCGCAGAATGCGCTGGAATACAGCACCCTGCTCAGAAAAGAGGGGAGGCTTGCTGCATACATTAAGGATATGGAGCCGGAAGACACTACCGCCAGGCTGCAATTGGAAGAGCAGGATGAGAGGCTTTTGATGAATGCCGTAAAGAGCAATAACATGGAAAAGGCACAGAAGCAGATCAGCCGGTTCTTTGAGCGCCTGGAGCAGGCGCGCCTGCCGTTCTGCCAGTATCAGATGTATATTTTGGAGATCTTTACGGTACTGATGAAACTAGTCAACGTCTACCAGCTGGATACGAATGTTGTATTTAAAGGCGCGTCGGACTATATCGAGGCAGTACTGGGCCTCCATTCCCTGGAAGAGATCAAGGACTGGTTCATCCAGGCCTGCCGGCAGATTGGAACCCTTATCCAGAAGGAAAGAATGGCTTCCGGAAAAATGCTGGTCGAAAAAGCCAGGCAGTACGTGGATGAGAATTACGCGGATGCGGAATTCTCGGTGGAGACGCTGTGCGAAAGCCTGCACATCAGCCCGGCTTATTTCTCGACGATCTTCAAGAAAGAGGCCGGAATCAATTTCATTTCCTATCTTACGGATGTACGGATGAAGGAGGCGATGCGCCTCCTGGACGAGACGGACGAGAAAACATACATGATTGCGGCAAAGGTGGGATATTCGGAGCCGAATTATTTCAGCTATGCATTCAAGAAGCAGGTAGGAGTATCCCCCTCAAGGTACCGCAAGGGACTTAGGGATCAACAATAG